A single region of the Rhodohalobacter sp. 614A genome encodes:
- the frr gene encoding ribosome recycling factor gives MIPEELQLIIDTADESMDEAVSFCKKEFSHIRAGKASPSILDGIKVDYYGSQTPLNQLANVSAPDARLLTVQPYDKSVMEDIEKAIMSAGLGLNPNNDGTIIRIPLPMLSEERRKELVKHAGEVAENARISIRNIRRNANDEIKKSVKDDSLPEDSRYEAEEEIQKITDTHTSNVDELLSVKEEEIMTV, from the coding sequence ATGATACCTGAAGAACTGCAACTGATTATTGATACTGCTGATGAAAGCATGGATGAGGCGGTCTCATTCTGCAAAAAAGAATTTTCCCACATTCGTGCCGGTAAAGCATCCCCTTCTATTCTTGATGGGATCAAAGTAGATTATTACGGTTCGCAAACCCCTTTGAACCAGCTCGCCAATGTTTCTGCACCAGATGCGCGCTTGTTGACCGTTCAGCCGTATGACAAATCCGTAATGGAAGATATTGAAAAGGCAATTATGTCGGCCGGCCTGGGATTAAATCCTAATAATGACGGCACAATCATTCGCATACCCTTGCCGATGCTTTCTGAAGAACGCAGAAAAGAACTGGTAAAACATGCCGGAGAAGTAGCCGAGAATGCCCGTATTAGTATTCGAAACATCCGCAGGAATGCCAACGACGAAATTAAAAAATCCGTTAAAGACGATTCCCTTCCGGAAGACAGCAGATATGAAGCCGAAGAAGAGATCCAAAAAATCACAGATACTCATACCTCGAACGTAGATGAGCTGCTGTCGGTGAAAGAAGAAGAAATAATGACGGTTTAA
- the tsf gene encoding translation elongation factor Ts encodes MSISAKDVMKLREATGAGMMDCKKALTEADGDFDRAVEILRKKGQKVSEKRADREANQGLILINVSEDHSKAAAIEINCETDFVARNDDFQKSAQSFLDKAFENEIGSIAELKQEEVDGLTIQKHLDEMVGKIGEKIELSRVLYIQSSGALVEYIHPGNQLGVIVEFESSIDNDDVAKDVAMQIAAMNPLAVTRDGVDATVVEKELEIAKEQLINEGKPAEIAEKAAQGKLRRFYEERVLLEQKFVKDNGISVKEYLEQNNAPLVRSFHRLQLGEA; translated from the coding sequence ATGAGTATTAGTGCAAAAGATGTAATGAAATTACGAGAGGCAACCGGGGCCGGAATGATGGACTGTAAAAAAGCCCTCACGGAAGCCGACGGAGATTTTGACAGAGCTGTTGAAATCCTTCGTAAAAAAGGACAAAAAGTATCCGAAAAACGAGCCGACAGAGAAGCCAATCAAGGTCTCATTCTTATTAATGTAAGTGAAGACCATTCAAAGGCAGCGGCTATCGAAATTAACTGTGAAACAGATTTTGTTGCCCGAAATGACGATTTCCAAAAAAGCGCTCAATCTTTTTTGGATAAAGCTTTTGAAAACGAGATCGGTTCCATTGCAGAGCTGAAACAAGAAGAAGTGGATGGATTGACCATCCAAAAACATCTTGATGAAATGGTTGGAAAAATTGGTGAGAAAATCGAACTCAGTCGGGTTCTGTACATCCAGTCTTCCGGAGCTTTGGTTGAATATATTCACCCCGGCAACCAGCTTGGTGTAATTGTAGAATTTGAAAGCTCTATCGACAATGATGATGTTGCCAAAGATGTAGCAATGCAAATTGCCGCTATGAATCCCCTTGCCGTTACCAGAGACGGTGTGGACGCAACCGTTGTTGAAAAAGAACTGGAAATCGCTAAGGAACAACTGATTAACGAAGGCAAACCCGCTGAAATCGCTGAGAAAGCAGCCCAGGGCAAACTTCGCCGTTTCTATGAAGAACGGGTTCTCCTCGAACAAAAATTCGTTAAAGACAACGGCATTTCCGTGAAAGAATACCTTGAGCAAAATAATGCTCCGCTTGTCAGGTCTTTTCACAGATTACAGCTTGGCGAAGCTTAA
- the pyrH gene encoding UMP kinase has protein sequence MAEPYKRILLKLSGEALLGEQGHGIDADILSNYADEIKAVQEKEFEVSVVIGGGNIFRGVKGATEGMDRVQGDYMGMLATMINSMALQDALERKGVHTRLMSAIRMEEIAEPYIRRRAIRHLEKGRVIIFGAGTGNPYFTTDTAASLRAIEIEADVILKGTRVDGIYDSDPEKNKDAQKFETIHGDEVLSRRLDVMDLTAFTLCRDNKTPIIVFNMNTPNNLLKVVTQSEKVGSTVVWDKS, from the coding sequence TTGGCAGAACCATATAAACGTATTCTACTGAAATTGAGTGGCGAAGCGCTGCTGGGCGAACAAGGACACGGTATTGATGCAGACATTCTATCCAACTATGCTGATGAAATCAAAGCCGTTCAAGAGAAAGAATTTGAAGTTTCCGTTGTCATTGGCGGAGGAAATATTTTCAGGGGAGTAAAAGGCGCCACTGAAGGAATGGATCGCGTTCAGGGCGATTATATGGGTATGCTTGCAACCATGATCAACAGCATGGCTTTGCAGGATGCGCTTGAACGAAAAGGCGTCCATACCCGCCTGATGAGTGCCATCAGAATGGAAGAAATTGCCGAACCTTATATCCGCCGCCGGGCGATTCGTCACCTGGAAAAAGGCCGCGTTATTATTTTCGGAGCCGGTACCGGTAATCCCTACTTCACTACCGATACGGCCGCCTCTCTCCGGGCCATCGAAATTGAAGCCGATGTAATTCTCAAGGGAACCCGGGTAGACGGTATTTACGATTCAGATCCTGAAAAGAACAAGGATGCTCAAAAGTTTGAAACCATTCACGGCGATGAAGTACTGAGCAGACGACTGGACGTTATGGATCTGACTGCTTTTACGCTCTGCAGAGACAATAAAACTCCGATCATTGTTTTTAATATGAACACGCCGAACAACCTGCTAAAAGTTGTGACCCAAAGTGAAAAGGTGGGTTCAACTGTTGTTTGGGATAAATCGTAG